The Corvus moneduloides isolate bCorMon1 chromosome 18, bCorMon1.pri, whole genome shotgun sequence genome window below encodes:
- the RNF34 gene encoding E3 ubiquitin-protein ligase RNF34 isoform X2, translating into MKAGATSMWASCCGLLNEVMGTGAVRGQQAGFGGGAGPFRFTPSTDFSAYPAPAAAGTNIVCKACGLSFSVFRKKHVCCDCKKDFCSVCSVLQENLRRCSTCHLLQETAFQRPQLMRLKVKDLRQYLILRNIPTDTCREKEDLVDLVLCHHGLGSEEDMDAGSLRSSRSQTSGFFTHPFSTSVSMSNPGELANRRGSTGSGTPSQGQMETSVNNEEEESAEEQTLGLSRKRARASLSDISSLEDIEGLSVRQLKEILACNFVNYSGCCEKWELVEKVSRLYRENEENHKTQGEKMQLNEDDENLCRICMDAVIDCVLLECGHMVTCTKCGKRMSECPICRQYVVRAVHVFKS; encoded by the exons aTGAAG GCGGGAGCTACTTCCATGTGGGCTTCCTGCTGCGGGTTGCTGAATGAAGTCATGGGTACGGGAGCAGTCCGTGGCCAGCAGGCTGGCTTTGGGGGAGGTGCTGGCCCATTCAGGTTTACACCAAGCACAGACTTCTCAGCAtatccagctcctgctgcagccggCACGAACATCGTCTGCAAAGCCTGTGgactttccttttcagtttttaggaaaaaa cACGTGTGTTGTGACTGCAAGAAGGATTTTTGCTCCGTTTGCTCAGTCTTACAAGAGAATCTCAGGAGATGTTCCACTTGTCACTTGCTGCAAGAAACGGCCTTCCAGCGCCCTCAGCTAATGAGATTGAAAGTGAAGGATCTGCGTCAGTATCTGATCCTCAGAAACATCCCCACGGACACctgcagagagaaggaagacCTGGTGGACCTGGTGCTGTGCCACCATGGGTTGGGGTCGGAGGAGGACATGGACGCTGGCAGCTTGCGTTCGTCACGGTCACAGACTTCGGGCTTTTTTACCCATCCCTTTTCCACGTCTGTATCCATGTCAAATCCAGGAGAACTTGCCAACAGAAGAGGAAGCACAGGAAGTGGGACACCTTCACAG GGACAAATGGAAACATCTGTAAAcaatgaagaagaagaaagtgcaGAAGAGCAG ACCCTGGGGCTGTCCAGGAAGCGAGCGAGGGCATCCCTGTCCGATATTTCCAGTCTGGAAGACATCGAAGGATTGAGTGTCCGGCAGCTGAAGGAAATACTCGCCTGTAATTTTGTCAACTACTCAGGATGCTGTGAAAAATGGGAACTTGTGGAAAAAGTGAGCAGACTATACAGAGAGAATGAGGAGAACCACAAGACAC AGGGGGAGAAGATGCAGCTGAACGAGGACGATGAGAACCTGTGCCGGATCTGCATGGACGCCGTGATCGACTGCGTGCTGCTGGAGTGCGGCCACATGGTCACCTGCACCAAGTGTGGCAAGAGGATGAGCGAGTGCCCCATCTGCCGCCAGTACGTCGTGCGGGCCGTGCACGTCTTCAAATCctaa
- the RNF34 gene encoding E3 ubiquitin-protein ligase RNF34 isoform X1 has translation MFPHAGATSMWASCCGLLNEVMGTGAVRGQQAGFGGGAGPFRFTPSTDFSAYPAPAAAGTNIVCKACGLSFSVFRKKHVCCDCKKDFCSVCSVLQENLRRCSTCHLLQETAFQRPQLMRLKVKDLRQYLILRNIPTDTCREKEDLVDLVLCHHGLGSEEDMDAGSLRSSRSQTSGFFTHPFSTSVSMSNPGELANRRGSTGSGTPSQGQMETSVNNEEEESAEEQTLGLSRKRARASLSDISSLEDIEGLSVRQLKEILACNFVNYSGCCEKWELVEKVSRLYRENEENHKTQGEKMQLNEDDENLCRICMDAVIDCVLLECGHMVTCTKCGKRMSECPICRQYVVRAVHVFKS, from the exons ATGTTTCCACAt GCGGGAGCTACTTCCATGTGGGCTTCCTGCTGCGGGTTGCTGAATGAAGTCATGGGTACGGGAGCAGTCCGTGGCCAGCAGGCTGGCTTTGGGGGAGGTGCTGGCCCATTCAGGTTTACACCAAGCACAGACTTCTCAGCAtatccagctcctgctgcagccggCACGAACATCGTCTGCAAAGCCTGTGgactttccttttcagtttttaggaaaaaa cACGTGTGTTGTGACTGCAAGAAGGATTTTTGCTCCGTTTGCTCAGTCTTACAAGAGAATCTCAGGAGATGTTCCACTTGTCACTTGCTGCAAGAAACGGCCTTCCAGCGCCCTCAGCTAATGAGATTGAAAGTGAAGGATCTGCGTCAGTATCTGATCCTCAGAAACATCCCCACGGACACctgcagagagaaggaagacCTGGTGGACCTGGTGCTGTGCCACCATGGGTTGGGGTCGGAGGAGGACATGGACGCTGGCAGCTTGCGTTCGTCACGGTCACAGACTTCGGGCTTTTTTACCCATCCCTTTTCCACGTCTGTATCCATGTCAAATCCAGGAGAACTTGCCAACAGAAGAGGAAGCACAGGAAGTGGGACACCTTCACAG GGACAAATGGAAACATCTGTAAAcaatgaagaagaagaaagtgcaGAAGAGCAG ACCCTGGGGCTGTCCAGGAAGCGAGCGAGGGCATCCCTGTCCGATATTTCCAGTCTGGAAGACATCGAAGGATTGAGTGTCCGGCAGCTGAAGGAAATACTCGCCTGTAATTTTGTCAACTACTCAGGATGCTGTGAAAAATGGGAACTTGTGGAAAAAGTGAGCAGACTATACAGAGAGAATGAGGAGAACCACAAGACAC AGGGGGAGAAGATGCAGCTGAACGAGGACGATGAGAACCTGTGCCGGATCTGCATGGACGCCGTGATCGACTGCGTGCTGCTGGAGTGCGGCCACATGGTCACCTGCACCAAGTGTGGCAAGAGGATGAGCGAGTGCCCCATCTGCCGCCAGTACGTCGTGCGGGCCGTGCACGTCTTCAAATCctaa
- the RNF34 gene encoding E3 ubiquitin-protein ligase RNF34 isoform X3, with amino-acid sequence MWASCCGLLNEVMGTGAVRGQQAGFGGGAGPFRFTPSTDFSAYPAPAAAGTNIVCKACGLSFSVFRKKHVCCDCKKDFCSVCSVLQENLRRCSTCHLLQETAFQRPQLMRLKVKDLRQYLILRNIPTDTCREKEDLVDLVLCHHGLGSEEDMDAGSLRSSRSQTSGFFTHPFSTSVSMSNPGELANRRGSTGSGTPSQGQMETSVNNEEEESAEEQTLGLSRKRARASLSDISSLEDIEGLSVRQLKEILACNFVNYSGCCEKWELVEKVSRLYRENEENHKTQGEKMQLNEDDENLCRICMDAVIDCVLLECGHMVTCTKCGKRMSECPICRQYVVRAVHVFKS; translated from the exons ATGTGGGCTTCCTGCTGCGGGTTGCTGAATGAAGTCATGGGTACGGGAGCAGTCCGTGGCCAGCAGGCTGGCTTTGGGGGAGGTGCTGGCCCATTCAGGTTTACACCAAGCACAGACTTCTCAGCAtatccagctcctgctgcagccggCACGAACATCGTCTGCAAAGCCTGTGgactttccttttcagtttttaggaaaaaa cACGTGTGTTGTGACTGCAAGAAGGATTTTTGCTCCGTTTGCTCAGTCTTACAAGAGAATCTCAGGAGATGTTCCACTTGTCACTTGCTGCAAGAAACGGCCTTCCAGCGCCCTCAGCTAATGAGATTGAAAGTGAAGGATCTGCGTCAGTATCTGATCCTCAGAAACATCCCCACGGACACctgcagagagaaggaagacCTGGTGGACCTGGTGCTGTGCCACCATGGGTTGGGGTCGGAGGAGGACATGGACGCTGGCAGCTTGCGTTCGTCACGGTCACAGACTTCGGGCTTTTTTACCCATCCCTTTTCCACGTCTGTATCCATGTCAAATCCAGGAGAACTTGCCAACAGAAGAGGAAGCACAGGAAGTGGGACACCTTCACAG GGACAAATGGAAACATCTGTAAAcaatgaagaagaagaaagtgcaGAAGAGCAG ACCCTGGGGCTGTCCAGGAAGCGAGCGAGGGCATCCCTGTCCGATATTTCCAGTCTGGAAGACATCGAAGGATTGAGTGTCCGGCAGCTGAAGGAAATACTCGCCTGTAATTTTGTCAACTACTCAGGATGCTGTGAAAAATGGGAACTTGTGGAAAAAGTGAGCAGACTATACAGAGAGAATGAGGAGAACCACAAGACAC AGGGGGAGAAGATGCAGCTGAACGAGGACGATGAGAACCTGTGCCGGATCTGCATGGACGCCGTGATCGACTGCGTGCTGCTGGAGTGCGGCCACATGGTCACCTGCACCAAGTGTGGCAAGAGGATGAGCGAGTGCCCCATCTGCCGCCAGTACGTCGTGCGGGCCGTGCACGTCTTCAAATCctaa